The nucleotide sequence aaataggaaaaaacaacaactgaaaaACAATCCCGTAGACATACTCTGCACATAACCTATCCACTATTTTCACTCTTGATTATCTTCCAACAATTGAGTTTTGAACTTATTGTTGTTATAAGTATACAGTTTGTTGTAGGACTACCTGAACTGTGTATCAGCAAACCTCTACCTTCAACTGCTGAGTGATGGGTGAGGCATACACTAGCGCCTGTACCTGTTGATGAAAAATAATGATGGGTCTATCCTTTTCCATATgatgtgatgtgtgtgtgtattttctgTTTCTTTCACAGAGTTAGGAGAGAATGACCCTTTACAGGACAACTCCTCCATCGTTCTTTTCCAGAGGGCATGAGGTCTTAGCTTGGGAAAGATAATTGGGATGTACACCACTGACAGATCAAAAGGGGAAACAAGGCAATCATTGATCATCACTTTGTAAGAGAGACAAATCACGCTATAAACCGATCACTAGAAAAATTCACAAGTAATTGAAACGATAAATGTATTACATGTTGTGCCCCGGATgcaataatgaaaatataaagGGGTAGTGATTTTATTATTGAGACCTTTGTCTCTTGTGCACAATGTTATTATATGTGAGTATACACAACTAGGGAGTAAAGCATGTCTTGCATCAACAAAATCAAACatatacaaaaaacaaataattgatGATGTCCTGATCTTATTACTAGTAATAATTTTCAGACTACATTTATGAGAAGAGGCAAAAACCAACACCAAGTATGGCAGAAGCAGAGGTGACCGCACAAAACTTAAGTGGCTTCACTACAGCACATATGGGATTTTGGCAACTGCCCTAGGAGAAGTGAGGGCAAAGGTCACTTGGCAGGTAAAATAATTGCTCCAGTGACAGACAGCAAAACCACGTACCATGTATCTAGACAGGCAGACATAAAACAGGCAGTTAGTAAAGTCCAGAGAGGCCAGAGCTGCACTGACCAGGCCAGATGGGACGTTGACAATGTATTGCTCACTAGTGGATACAATAAGTGAATGTAAGTTATGtgggatgtttgattttgtttgacattttgcaatgtggatttttttgtattttgtagcAAAAAGTTTCCTATCGAGGCTTTTCGTAACCCTATATATGCATAAATATATTCTGCAAAAGTGGTTTTCTGGTGAATAGCGCCAATAACATTTCCTAATATGTCAGGGAAGATGAGTGTTACATCAGTATGGAAAATGTGTGCTAGACCCAAAGGACATTGCTGTGACCAAATTACCTGTCACACACACAGAAACGACAAACAATCCCTGGGCTAAGGGTACAGTGAACCATCTATACTATATTGAGCACAGTATTAAAAGAAAAGATACTGCAATATCTCCCTCTGGTGCTAGTTACTATGGATTCCTGCTCATCCAAGCACACGCACCGTGTTTTTATTCGGCAGAAGGTCTTAAGGCCTCTAGCTGTCTCCCATCATTGCCATTGTCACCAATGGAGAATCAGTACACTTTTTAAATTGCCCCCTAAAACAAGATCCCCTATCCCAGTCattgacacatacacacacactttaggTCACCCATGTGCCACATATTCAGAGAATGATGCACTGTAACCAAAGTGAGTGGACTGAGGTCTGGTTAAGCAGGATATGTCGAAACAACAGTGGTTGTAATTGGACACTAGAAGGAATTTTCTTTCATGGTTCACAAAGTTACTTCTCTCTAGAGTGAGGATACAACTGACAACTGACTCTAAACACAACAGGCCATGTATTTAATGCATTTTCTCTGTTGGGCAAGTCAGTCAAAATTGATGGTGCATGTCTGTCACAAGGGGCATTGGGCAAAATTCTGCACCCCCCTGTGCATAAACCTCCCAAATGGTCCACCATGCTAGAACAGACATTTTCCCTAGATATTTGTTCAAATTTTATGATGGACCTAAGGAGTCtagtaattgatttttttaaccatttgacACACAACATGCAGGCAGCTTCTTCTTCTTAGGTAaaaatgacccacattcatttcccatttTATTTGATCCTAGATGAGTTTTTCTTGAGGAGTCTATCATTAATTTATtataaaaatcaatacattttacttcattttattataattttacttTGAGTATTTCATATTATCACACATGATATTGCCCATATTGCAAATGCACTATCTAATGCCAGATGTGTGAGCTATGCATCTTTCCTTCAGAGGCCGAGCCATAGACGGAAGCCTTTTTCgagacttaattttttttaccagaggCTGCAAGCAATACCATAATATTTATTGTTCTTAAGGAAATAGGGCTTATTTTAGATAAACAGTGAAATTGTCTTAGACCTCAAGTTCTGAGCTGGAATGCTTGCTTATGGATACTCAACTGGCTCTCCATCTTACTGTAAATATGCTTATCCTCTTTGGGATGACCCCCACCCTAAAACCATCACTACCACCGCCATCCCTTCCGGCTCTATTTACCCCTTCTTTACTAATCTTTATAGATGCCAGTTGTCATGGAAACATGGCGTACGGCAAGCACACGACACCCACCCCCCCTTTCCATTTGAATACAATTAATTCATGCCTCTTTCTATGTGTGGGGGtgactatgtgtgtgtgtgtgtgtgtgtgttttcttattGGCAGGGGTAGCTAGTAATTGGGTTAGGAAGAAATGAACAGCTGGATTATGCGAAATTTGAAGTTTTATTAATGTCTTGCAATACTAAGGTGTGAGTGCAAGGATAAGCAACGGTTGGATGGTTTGAGGAATAAGGAATAAAATgaacaatattattttaaatcagaCTTTCTGTCCATTTCCCCCTTTTCCTTTTGCAATCAGCAGGTGCATTGAAGTATATGAGAGcgtgtaaaaataatgcaaaggaATTAATGATATAATAAAAACCATGGTGTGCTATCATCCTTCTGTAACAAATATACAGTTGTTTTGAACCAAGCTGCACCAAATGTTCCATATCTAAATTCCCTCTGTGTATGTGTCTGTAGATCAAATGAGAAAACGGGACAAAATAATGACTACAGGGAGTGTCCTCCAGTGGCGATCGCTTACAAATGACAAGAACGAACCTTATTATGAATAAAGAGGCCTACAGACCACTGTACTTGCACCTACCTATCTTCTAAAGCTTCACAGGACCAAGGTCTGCCCTGTCAGGCCTTTTGTTGTGCTGCCCCCAATCTCTGGAATGCCCCCAAGACTAGCTGAGGGTTCCACAGATAGTGGATGTTTTTTAAACACCACCCTAAAACACACTACTGTTTCCAGAAGGCTttaaaatgaactttaaaaaaaaatattttcacctttgctgttgttttcatgttttactttgatatttatattaatttgaagtactttgcaaataaaatgtatttttataattgttaattaaaaaacttTAGTGGCTTGCAGTGAATATGATCCTCATGTTTAGTTaatgactttttgtactttaaagcGCACTTTTGTCAAcaggttttttgtttgttttacctcTCACTTATCCAGCAGATACAACAGCATAGTTAACATTATCCTTTCTAATCAGAGATAGAGGAAAGAGCTCGTCAGTTGCAATAGAGGGCCAAGTGTTACAAAGGGCTGCCAATAGAAAATGGGTATGTAggttaaaacaaatgtaaaaaaggcACTGAAGAATAAGtaggaatgaaaagaaaaaaatgagagagCCAGGTGACAGCAATACAGAAAGAATTGGTGGAGTAGAGCCAAATGCTTGAGCCAATTAATTCCTTTCACATGTTTTCAGACAAAGGGCTCCACACTTGACCTGCTGGCAAAAAGAATGGAGAGTGATGGGCGAAAGTATCATGAGGGAAAGCAGGTGACAAATGTACTACAAGGAATTAAAAGCTTTAAATGTATGAAACAAATAGACATTGGTCCACATGTCTGCTTCGCCACCTCCCTTCATTACTGAGCAGAGAGAACAGAACAAAATCAACACTATTTATTAGACCAGGATGTACTCTTATAAAAACAGGTCACTTATCCTTTGTTTGAGAAGATACAAAACGATATACATTAAGCATTGGTGAACATGTTCACCACAAGCTTTCAAGATGCCAAGGATCATCAGGTAGGTCCAAAGAGTAGCTGTACTTTATTTGATTCATTGAACATTGCAACTTCAAAAAATTAAATCCACATTGAACATCAAGCAATAAATTGTGATAAATGTTAATAGCAACGTTtggttattagtttttttttaaacaaattgctTAGCGGTATATTTGACTAAATCTAGGGGCTTGCTTAAGTAATAATAATGTACTTAACGTTTATAGTATATCCATACATACTGGTACAGACTTTAACTGGTTGACCTGTTTCCTTAGGATGGTAATTTTCGGCATGATGCTCACCTTCTTTGCTATGACAAAAGGCACAAGCAGTTTGAAGGGTAAATTTTCAAATATACTTTTTAGTGCATGACTTTCTTTTTCACATTTCCACTCACTGCTTCAAATGAATGGTCAATTATTTTACACATTTTGAGTGCAACTGACTGAATTATGTGATTTTATCAAATTGTTTTGTCAAACATGTTGAATTTTATTCTATAACACTTTAGGCTCTAGATCTTCAAATAAATACTCTTTGCCTAAGATTATTTTAATTGTTATCACAATTAAATATATTGTCTTTGTCAGATATGAGTAACATTGCCAGGGGTGCCAAAGTTCAGCAGTCCTCTATTTATGGGAACGGCGTACCCCAGAAGGCCATTGATGGAAATCGTGCGAGCAACTGGGCACAGAAATCCTGTACCCACACACATAATGATATGAAACCATGGTGGAGACTGGACCttcaaaaaacatacaaaataaacACTGTCTCTATTACAAACAGAAGAGATTGTTGTCATAACAGGATTAATGGAGCTGAGCTACGCATTGGAGactccccaaatgacaacggcAATGCTAATCCCATGTAAGTATAAGTATACCACTGTTATGCTCTAATAGCAGTGGCTACTGATAACATGTCATACTTTTTTTAGATGTACTGTGATCTTATCAATCTCACCTGGCACCACCAAAACATTTGAGTGCAATGGAATGGAAGGCCGCTATATTA is from Stigmatopora argus isolate UIUO_Sarg chromosome 4, RoL_Sarg_1.0, whole genome shotgun sequence and encodes:
- the LOC144073276 gene encoding pentraxin fusion protein-like, with product MSNIARGAKVQQSSIYGNGVPQKAIDGNRASNWAQKSCTHTHNDMKPWWRLDLQKTYKINTVSITNRRDCCHNRINGAELRIGDSPNDNGNANPICTVILSISPGTTKTFECNGMEGRYINIVVPGRREYLTLCEVEVDGEETSVDTNDDACD